The proteins below come from a single Arcobacter sp. F155 genomic window:
- a CDS encoding thymidylate synthase codes for RTPYEKPKMKINKNVKNINDFKMEDFELVDYVCHEAIKGEMAV; via the coding sequence CAAGAACTCCTTATGAAAAACCAAAAATGAAAATTAATAAGAATGTAAAAAATATCAATGATTTTAAAATGGAAGATTTTGAGCTTGTTGATTATGTATGTCATGAAGCTATAAAAGGGGAGATGGCAGTATAA